Below is a genomic region from Halorussus salinus.
CAGGCCGGGGTGTCCGCTCTCGCTCCACAAACTCCAAGTCAATCCACGAACTAGAACCACTGAGGCGGTTGAATTTGGTCATAGAGCAACCGAAGAACGACCGCCTCGCTCTTAACTGAACACGGCCCCCACATACTCCCACAGATTTATCTACCGCGGCTACCGTACTAGACTTCATGACAATGTTCGAGTACGGTCAAGACGGGGACGAAAAACAGGCGTACGTCCCTGAAGGAGTCCTGAAGGGAATCGAGGACATTGCTGAAGGCCGTACTCTCAGCGACGAACAGTTCGACGAAGTTCTCGACTTGTGAACTACCCTACCCTATTCGCTCACGGCTGACGCCGTTTGCTCCTTGAGGGTAGGGCTTCCTGCTTCCAAGACGCGCTTTGCAGGAACTGTCGTGGTTCCCGTAGGGAGCGCAGTCTCCACAGGCGTTGATTCGGAGCGTCCCTCTCCTACGTGTTTCGCACCACGAGAAAGAATGTTTCGCGCCGCGTTCGCGTCCCTGTCGGCGGTGAATCCGCACGACGGACAGGAATGTTCGCGGACCCACAGCGGCTTGTCCGTCTCAACGCCACACGCCGCGCACTCCTTGGTCGTCCCTGCTGGTTCAACCGCCACGAAGTGCGTCCCTTCGCGTTCACACTTGTATTCGAGCATCCGGAGGAACGTTCGCCACGCAGCAGACGCCGTATTGCGACTGTTCGACGCCGACTCCATCATCCCCTTCACGTTCAAGTCCTCTACGGCTACAAGGTCGTATTCCCGAGCGTAGAAGTTCGAGAGTTTGTGCAAGAAGTCACGGCGCTTGCGGCGGAGGTCTGCGTGACACTCCGCGACTTTCCGCCGTTGTTGCTCGTAGTTGTTCGACCCGTGTTCCTTCCGCGAAAGTTTCCGTTGTTCGCGTTCCAACCGTTCGCGTTCGTCCGAGAGGTCAACCGATTCGACGGCGTGACCGTCGGTGTCGTGGGCGTACTTGAGAATCCCCACGTCGATACCGACGCACCGCTCGGGTTTCTCAGGCGGCTCGGGCAGTTCTCGGTCCATTTGAACCCCGAAGGTGGCGAACCACTCGCCCGTCGGTTCCTTCTTGAGCGTGACCTGTTTCACCGTAGCGTCGTCGGGGATGGGTCGGTAGAGTCGAATCGGGATATCCGCAAGTTTCGAGAGTGACAGCACAGTCCGACCGCCCTTCTTGTCGAGCTTGAAGCCAGACTGACTATACGTGAAACTACGGAACTCCCGTGGTGGCTTCCACTTGAGTTGGCCGACGCCGTAGCCGTTGTTCTTGAGTGCAGAGAGGCTCTTGAGGTTATCGAACAGGCGTTCGACGACTGTTTGAAGAACCTTCGAATACACGTCCGAGAGATCGTCCCACCATTTTTTGAGGTCGGGGAGTTCCGACCGCAGGGTGGTCATGGACGGCAGTTCGCCGTGGTCGTCTTGGTACTCGTTGAGGCGATAGCGCGTGTGGTTGTACAGTTGCCGACAAATATCGCGGTGGCGGTCCAACTCCTCGCGGTGGGCATCGGACGGTTCGAGGCGATACTTGTAGGCGTAGTACATGGCGCTACTCGCGTTGGTCTTCGACGTACTGCTTCAGCACATCCAGCGACACCTGCCCCGTCGAAATGAGGCAGTACGAGTCGTTCCAGAAGGAGTCGCCCCACAGGTCGGTCTTCAGTTCATCTTCGTACTCGTTGCGGATTCGGCGGGCGGTTGCGCCCTTGACCGTGTTGATGAACTTCACGAGGTCCGTGGTGGGTTTCGCTCGGAACAGGATGTGAACGTGGTCGTCTTCGCCGTCAAGGTTGGTCAGTTCGACACCGTAGTTGTCCGCGAACCCGCTGATGACCTCGTGAATGAATTGGGTTCGCTCCTCGGTTAACACTCCGCGCCGATACTTCGTGGTGAGTATCAGGTGGTAATGGAGCGAATACGTCGAGTGCGAACCTGAATCGAGGTCGTATTCCATTGGGTTCACCCAATATTGGGATACCCCAACGCAAAAACGTTGCGATTACATGGGCCTGTGGGCCTGTAACAGAATAGTGTGCGAACAGATAATGACGGCGCTGTATCCCCTCCCTACTGCGCTACTCGGGCTTGGCCCTGCGTTGCTCGTTGAGGACGGGGGCTTAGCGCCTGCATTCAGCTAACCCGCTTATTTCAAAGCAGTTTAGTTAGCTCCCTGAATAGCCGTAAATGAGCAGACGTGAGTACTGTAAAACTCTCTGACGAAGAGAACTATGCTATTCTTGCCGAGCAGTTCGGTGAGGGGATATCGTCGTTGGGGGCTACAGACCAGCGACGAGTAGTCAAACGACTATACACGGTCTTAGATAGTAGCAATCCACAGTACTACATCTACGAAACTGTCGAAGGTTGTGACGAACTGCAGGTCATCCGGGAAGGTGATTCACTTCGGATTTACTGTCGGCTCGTGATGGGTATTCCGCAGAATAATAAGCACTACAATGTCCTCTTCGCGTTCTACGTCGATACTCACGACTACGAATCTAAAACGCTATCTCATCTTGACGAAGCCGCCGAGCAGTGGTTAGAGGAGATAACTGAATTTTCCGCAGTTACGGACGTTGACGCGTATCTCCAGACCCACGACGCGAAAACGCCGGAGTTCTTCGCGGACCGACTCGACCGGTAGTTTCGGCGATTTTCGACGGTATCGCTACTCCGAATCCAGATGCTCGCGCGTCCGCCCCGAGTAGCCCAAGACGACCGCTATCACGAGCAAGGCCGCGAACCCGACGACCAGCGCGCCCTGCAACGCCGCCACGACGGCCATCCCGACCGCGCCGACGGCCGCGATTTTGTACTGGTTCGTCCAGATGCCGCGGGTGCCGGTCAGCGCGAACGAGAACGTCAGCAGGTACAGCAGGAGTCCGGACTGGGAGAACCCGCCGAGACCCAACAGGACGTACGCCCCGATGAATCCGAGGAGGACGACGACGCCGACCGAGAACCCCTTCGCCAAGACGACGCGCGTGTTGGCCATACGTTCCCTTGTCCGGCCAGCGACATAAACGTCAAACGTTAAGCCCCCTTAGCCTCGATTGGACGACATGAATAATCCCTTCTACGAGTTGGGGCGACTCTCCGCCGGGCGCAACGTCTCGCGTCTGCTGGCGAGCGTCGTCGCCGTCCTCGCGCTTCTCTTCGTCCTCCCCTTGGCGGACCCCCTGACAGTCGCGGGACTGCTGGCGCTCGGACTCGTCCTCGCGGTGCTTTCCAGCGCGGTCGAAATCGTGGGTCCCTACGAGAAGCGCGCGCTGACGGTGTTCGGCGAGTACCGGAAACTGCTGGGACCGGGGCTGAACGTCGTCCCGCCGCTGGTGAGCAAGACTCACACCTTCGACATGCGGACCCAGACCCTCGACGTGGCCGAGCAGGAGGCCATCACCGAGGACAACTCGCCCGTGACCGCCGACGCGGTCATCTACCTCCGCGTGATGGACGCCGAGAAGGCGTATCTGGAGGTCGAGGACTACGAGAAGGCGGTCTCGGACCTCGCCCAGACGACGCTCCGAGCGGTCATCGGCGACATGGAACTGGACGACACGCTCCGCCAGCAACGGGAGATAAACGACCGCATCCAGCGGGAACTCGACCGGCCGACCGACGAGTGGGGCGTCCGCGTCGAAGCCGTCGAGGTCCAGTCGGTGATGCCGACGCCGACCGTCGTGGACGCGATGGAGCAACAGACCGCCGCCGAGCGCCGCCGCCGCGCGATGATTCTCGAAGCGCAGGGCGAGCGCCGGAGCGCCGTCGAGAAAGCCGAAGGCGAGAAGGCGTCGGAGGTCATCCGCGCGCAGGGCGAAAAGCAGAGCCAGATTCTCGAAGCGCAGGGCGACTCGATTTCGACGGTCCTCCGCGCCGAGTCCGCCCAGTCGATGGGCGAGCGCGCGGTCATCGACAAGGGACTGGAGACGCTGGACGCCATCGGACAGGGCGACTCGACCAGTTTCGTCCTGCCCCAAGAACTCTCGTCGATGGTGGGTCGCTACGGCAAGCACCTCACCGGGAGCGACGTGAAAGAACGGAACGGCGAACTCGACAGCCTCGACTTCGACGCCGAGACCGAGGAGCTACTTGGACTGGACGAGGTGGACGAACTGGCGGGCGGCGTGGACACCGACGAGACCGCCGAACTGGACGAGACCGCCGAAGTCGCCGACCCCGAGTCGGAGTAGACGGCCCGACCGCTCGTCGGCGTCGGGCGACGACGTTCGTTTCCCGCGCCGACGGAGACCATGGTACTTATTGTCTCGGGGGTGTAATGAAAGACCGTGATGAGTTACGACGACCGACCAGTCGGCGGACTCGACGGGAGCGAACCCCCTCGCGGGGACGCGAGCGAACGCTCGGACACTCGACTCGTCCGGCGGGTGATGGACCGACTCCACTCGCTGGGCGAACGTGTCGCGAGCTACTCCCGAACGTGGTCCGGGCGGTACGTCGAACAGCAGGCGCAGTTGTACGAAAAGAGTCGCTGAGGGCCGCGTCGCCCTCGATTCGGAGCTGTTTTTCTCGTCGTCCTACTCGTCCAGTCGCACGGTCATCACGGGCACCGGCGACGCGCGGACGACTTTCTCGGTGACGCTCCCGATGAGGTAGTGGTCCAGTCCCGTCCGGCCGTGGGTGCCCATCAC
It encodes:
- a CDS encoding RNA-guided endonuclease InsQ/TnpB family protein; this encodes MYYAYKYRLEPSDAHREELDRHRDICRQLYNHTRYRLNEYQDDHGELPSMTTLRSELPDLKKWWDDLSDVYSKVLQTVVERLFDNLKSLSALKNNGYGVGQLKWKPPREFRSFTYSQSGFKLDKKGGRTVLSLSKLADIPIRLYRPIPDDATVKQVTLKKEPTGEWFATFGVQMDRELPEPPEKPERCVGIDVGILKYAHDTDGHAVESVDLSDERERLEREQRKLSRKEHGSNNYEQQRRKVAECHADLRRKRRDFLHKLSNFYAREYDLVAVEDLNVKGMMESASNSRNTASAAWRTFLRMLEYKCEREGTHFVAVEPAGTTKECAACGVETDKPLWVREHSCPSCGFTADRDANAARNILSRGAKHVGEGRSESTPVETALPTGTTTVPAKRVLEAGSPTLKEQTASAVSE
- a CDS encoding SPFH domain-containing protein, with translation MNNPFYELGRLSAGRNVSRLLASVVAVLALLFVLPLADPLTVAGLLALGLVLAVLSSAVEIVGPYEKRALTVFGEYRKLLGPGLNVVPPLVSKTHTFDMRTQTLDVAEQEAITEDNSPVTADAVIYLRVMDAEKAYLEVEDYEKAVSDLAQTTLRAVIGDMELDDTLRQQREINDRIQRELDRPTDEWGVRVEAVEVQSVMPTPTVVDAMEQQTAAERRRRAMILEAQGERRSAVEKAEGEKASEVIRAQGEKQSQILEAQGDSISTVLRAESAQSMGERAVIDKGLETLDAIGQGDSTSFVLPQELSSMVGRYGKHLTGSDVKERNGELDSLDFDAETEELLGLDEVDELAGGVDTDETAELDETAEVADPESE
- the tnpA gene encoding IS200/IS605 family transposase, producing the protein MEYDLDSGSHSTYSLHYHLILTTKYRRGVLTEERTQFIHEVISGFADNYGVELTNLDGEDDHVHILFRAKPTTDLVKFINTVKGATARRIRNEYEDELKTDLWGDSFWNDSYCLISTGQVSLDVLKQYVEDQRE